aaaaaaaaaaaaaaaaaaatcaaatccaaaagagATAGTGACCATTTAAAATATGATATGTATTTAGATActaattgtttcaatttttttagaattaaaagttttaaaatatgttttataaatatatgaaaatagtccaattaatgtttaaattatataaaaaggttggattctttttttctaattcatATATCGCATATAAACTTTTAAGTAAATGTGTTGAATTGGACCTAGATTAGGCTTTATTTTTGCGGACCGTGAATTTGAACGAGGGAGGAAAAGAATCTGTTAGAAGCCGAATCGAAGTATTTAATAGAAACGACACTATTtagaatttacaaaattttaaaacttttattttttttttaaatactctACCCATATGAAAAATCTTCATAGAAATGTGACCATATTTTGCATGAAAGGCATTTAACATGCCAATATCATGGTTAACAACATTGCATAGTTTTTATAGGATCATAGTGGtattaataccaaaaaaaaaaaaactgattcaATCGAGtctaaaattggtaaaaaatatatattaaattgatgACTTTTCGCAAAAAACTATTCATTGAGTACTACGTTGGAATATTGGAAAAAACtaactcttaaaaaaagaaaagaaatgttaCCATATAAAAACTCATAATATCCTATCTTCTAATGAGTTTTGGTCTCGGGAATAACCATGACTTTACAAAAGCTGACCACCCATGTAATTACAATTGTGTTGTGTTGCTATGATATCCTACTCTTTTACAATTTCATACGTTCTAAGTTCTAACCTCTCTTGCCAAGGGGAAATATGGAAACCAATATGAAAGGTGAAATCTTTCTGTCCATCGCTTGAAATCTTAGTAATCTATCTCTTCGTAAAATTTGGTTTTAGGGATGAACATCACCTCACGGAATCCAACTAtccttccaagttccaacaatGGGCAACTCGAGTTATGATTCCGTCCCTTTACATCTCTTGCCAAGGGCTAACATGGAATCAAATTCCATGCTAAAATCTTTTGACATATTTCCACCGGTTTGGTTATTTGGAACGTGAAGATGAAAATGATAGCTCAACTGATTCGTTCTTGGAAATAgttttttgctttattaattCAAAGAACCTGTCTCGACTTTTGTCACAATTCTTGTAAGAGGTTGGCAGTGTCATATACCAAATTGAGTTATGAAGCACCATAAAGGTCTGAGATGGAAGACACTCTCACAAAGGGTTGCAATCAGAAGTGACAAAATGATGTGACCtacattgttgttttttttttttttttaaaccttccAAATATCTGATATCTTGGAAGCAAAGGCTTTCTTATGAACTTCAATACTTCTTTTTGAAGCcattatttcaaaaacaagaaaatggtagctaaagaaaaacaagaaaattcgGCGAAACTAGAAGAAAGAGGGGATGTGATGTGAGTGAGCAAAAGCGTGGGCAGTGTGAAAATTAATGAAGAATAAAGATTAACTGAGACTTACGCTAATGCATGTACTCGActttattaggttttttttttttgtttttatttttatttttatatgtacaCTTAATTTTACTGACTCAAAAATTGAttgactcaaaaaataaaatttctagatAAAGTTATTGctatgaaaatgaaaagtatataataaaatttttatataaaaattcacaaattaacaagaaattcATAATAAAATACATAGAAGATAATGAAAGAGTATAATTGAGAAATAACACTAAAAACAATCATAATGATGcttaaatttagaatataacaaatcttggttaaaaaaaaaaaaaaaaaacctaaatcctTTCGGAATACATTTTGCAAGGACTAGAATAAAGGCCCATACCTAACTAGTATAGTAGTTTCTAGTTTTTCAAGGCCAGTACATTAAATTTGTAAGAAAATGGGCTTACAAGTCAATCGCAATGCTAAGGTGGTTACAAGCTATGGAAAAACAGTATTGATAGTACTAATgtaaatgaaagaaacaaagattCAATATAAACTCTTCCTCTGGTAGATCCAAGGAGGGATTTCTTATTAACAGTCAAGGCTGATATTTTTACAATCAGAtacagttctctctctctctctcttgtagAAAGAGGGGATGTGATGTGAGTGAGCAAAAGCGTGGGCAGTGTGAAAATTAATGAAGAATAAAGATTAACTGAGACTTACGCAAATGCATGTACTCGactttattagttttttttttgtttttttttatttttatttttatatgtacaCTTAATTTTACTGACTCAAAAATTGAttgactcaaaaaataaaatttctagatAAAGTTATTGctatgaaaatgaaaagtatataataaaatttttatataaaaattcacaaattaacaagaaattcATAATAAAATACATAGAAGATAATGAAAGAGTATAATTGAGAAATAACACTAAAAACAATCATAATGATGcttaaatttagaatataacaaatcttggtttaaaaaaaaaaaaaaaaaacctaaatcctTTCGGAATACATTTTGCAAGGACTAGAATAAAGGCCCATACCTAACTAGTATGGTAGTTTCTAGTTTTTCAAGCCCAGTACATTAAATTTGTAAGAAAATGGGCTTACAAGTCAATCGCAATGCTAAGGTGGTTACAAGCTATGGAAAAGCAGTATTGATAGTACTAATgtaaatgaaagaaacaaagattCAATATAAACTCTTCCTCTGGTAGATCCAAGGAGGGATTTCTTATTAACAGTCAAGGCTGATATTTTTACAATCAGAtacagttctctctctctctctcttgtagAATGTTCATCCCTTTTTCAAAGGGATTCATTTCCTTATATAGTCCTTTACATTGCATCTTAGCCCTCCATTTGTACTTCTCAGGGAAGCCATTTGGCTGCTTGTCTCATCAAAACCCTTTTGGAGGTGGTAGAGAGAGAGCTGTGAGCTGTGTAGCTACTGTTTAGGTGTATTTTCCTCATAAACGCGGCCAGTTCAGTTGGTGCAAagcattaaatgtggaggtgGTAGTCACCTTCCTAGATATTTCCCCCTTCCGTTGCTTACACGACCTTGTTGTTTTCCTTAAAACTTTACTTTCCAATGTAGGGAGTTAGATATAGTACTCCTGAGGTGTTTCTGCTCCTCAAGATCCTTAGTCGATGGGCTAGTTAGCCTTTTCTCCTTGGACTTCCTACTCTTAGCTTCAGTCTGGTCCTGAATGGTCTTGGCGCCTTCCTTTCTTGGTCTTGGCACACGTGTCAAACCTTGGCTTACACATGTGTGGGCCTTCAATCGTCCTCAGACAGGGCCTATAGCCTTAGAATGTCCTCAGATCATTTGCTCCcacacatttatttattatagaattttattaataaaactcgttacaattgtttatattttttttttttcaaattaaagttgataaaatcctactttaaaatttaaatagacaatgtcacaaaaaaattaagtgaattAGTCATATAGTCAATTGAAAAGTAGATGTTAGCAAAATggacaaagtttctctccaaactagttggAGGGAAACctttcaaatttctcatatatctttttattagatatgaaatttgaaaatgtaaatgttagattgcatgttttttgtgtttttaatatgaatgtcaaattttgttcaaattagatgttatttactattcgattaaTAGATTCATTTGTTATGTATAAATTTAgaccacaaaaacttgaaatttaaatatttggttgatgacataactattgatatttgattttcttgaaattttacaagtatggagaatataataagaacatgtaatttaacggttagattttcaaaattcacatccaataaaatgattaaaaaaagtttGGAAGGTTTCTTtctaaattagtttggagagaaaccttttCTAAATCCCGTTTTTCTAATACTAAAATCTCTACTAATCTTTAGTGGTAAAAAggacatataaaaatatatagaagaaaaagaagaggaggaagaggaaaTGTTCTTATCATAAGTTTCaattacttaattaataaaatttgaaattgtcaAAGAGACTTAAATCTATTGTCACTtacaaccaaagaaaaaaaattggcacCTTGGTTAAATGAAGACACATGCGAAACGTTAGCTCTTGAAATCATGCGTGTGATCACTTGCTCAACATGACGCCGTTTCTAGCTCAAGTCTAATACATAACGCATAGTCTTCGATACAATGTCATTTGGAATAACTGATTTATAACAATACTGTAACTGATTTTCCCTCCAGATTTTGGTATCGAAATTTGTTAGCTTAGCTGTCATTTTCTGTTACTAACTAAATCAGTTTAGGTGAATTATATCACATGGTAGAAGGCTTAAGatatgtataaaattataaatagtcaCAGATGGTAGAAAGCTTAAGATATGTATGAATAGTCACAAATGTTCTTCGTATTACATTTTGTATAAGAAAATAtcttctctttcctctttctaAATCTCTCTCTACTATTTTGCCATTACTAGCCTAGTTTCAAGAACTTAACCACGATTtcttcatggtatcagagcaaatcTTGGGAAGCTCTAGTATGTCATCTTCAACGTCAATATCTGGTAGTTCTACCTCCATTACTTCAAGAATGGTGCCTCGAACTACTTCTTCATTTGCCAACTTGATGAACCATCACCATCCTCTACTGCTTTTGTCAAATATGACAAATATGAGGCTTTGAATGAGAAACGGGTAGGGAGACAAGACTTCCTTGCCTAATTCCTTGTCCAGGTCTAATGTAGCCCATCTTTAGAATTATTGCTTGTAAATTCTGCATTCTACTCCATCCAAGGACGGACCTAGGAAAGGGTCAAGGCCCCtggcccaaaaaaaagaaaaaaaaaattattaggtatatTTAGAAACTTTTAGGATTGGGCCTCTCTCTTTCAAAATCTTAGCCCCCTTTCTTAACAACCTAAACAGCCTAATCAGCCcaacctaaaaaattaaagggaaGTGCTAGAGTTATAAATTATGATGCGGTGAATgattattgttaaataaaaaagtgatattaatgatgaGTCTAtattaaaaccaacaaaaaattagatatatcaatattttgtaaaaatattgtaaataatttgtgacagtaacattatttaaaattaaaagcctAATTCAACATTTATCCCACGGTTACaaattaatctaattttaaaaagaaaaaaaataagggtaaatgTCATCTACGttcaagatttttcaaaattaagaaatttgttCTCGAAATAACTAATGGTTTAGGCATTAAGTTGACTTGAGAccaaattgaataattttgaaaagtcaGAACTATTTGGCATTAGCGCAACCCGAGTGGAATTTATACCCAAAAATTCAAAGAAGAGATGAGAAagtcgagagagagagagagagagagcgagagagtagggaagagagtaACGGTGAGTGACTCACTCCACCAACACCGCCGCCTCTAACCAAGCCGCCGCCACCAGCCAAGCCGCCGCCACAGCCGTTGGCCACTCATGCGAGACTCACCTCGTCGCCATTGTCCCACACCAGCTGATCAACCCAGTGAGGCAGTGACTAACCCCCAGGATTAACGAACGCCTCCAGTCACCGCCGCCGCTGGCCGCTTAATCTGCCAACTCCACCTCCGACGCCAGCCTCCATCCCGAACCTCAATCTGCTTCAAAgtattttttctctccttccaacTTCAAAACCGAACATTgattttgatatgatttttctctctctccactccATAATGTTTGTGAATCTTTGattatggtgtttttttttttggctgaggcTGATTGTGAATTAAATTTGAACATGTGAATCATTGGGAGTCTctgtgttatttgtttttgcAGCTACTGAGTGTTTGAGATAGTGAGAAGTGAGTTGTCTGTGAATTAAACAGTGCTTTTAGGTTGGAAACTTATGCACAGAGCTTTGACTTTTGGGTTGGAAACTTATGTTATGTATAATGTCTAGATGCTTGTCTTGACGGGTAATGGTCGCATTTTTGTGACTTCATGCTGAACTTATTTACAGTAGGGTAGTACATTGTGGATCAAGTATGGGGCGTGATGTATCCAATCATTTAGAATCTCTGGTTAGGGGGTGGGGGTCTCCTCATAGAGGAGTCCATCTCGAAGAGAAATATCACCCACCCGACATAGGAGCTCCCACAGAAATGGTTTGGATGCAAGAGAGAAACATTCTGGTCGTGCCAAGTCTCCAAAGCGGGCACCTTCAAGCTCTCCTGTTGCTCGGTTGCCTTCTTCCCAAACAAAACGGTTGAGGAGAGCTCAGGCTGAAAGGGAAGTTGAGAGAGAAACTGAGAAAGCTCGCTCACCTTCTCCCGTCAAAACAAGCACCTAGACGTTATACATAACATAAGTTTTCAACCCAAAAGACGAAGCTTTGTGCATTGGGTACGACCATTTTAAGTTTCCAACCCACAATACAAAAAACAACCCCCAAagtaaatattttcaaaaatttgaacacACTATTTTCCATTGCACATTGGTTGTTAGCTAAAGTTATCAATCATTTTGCTTtcgaaaacaaaaattataatgtcGGGCTTACCTCACCTAAGCCATAAAGTTGAACTAAGACCTAACTGATTCATCACTAAATTTCTAAAATCACtgtaaaatgaaattataaaaaataatctaaaaattaaatcctGAATATTACCCTACATTTTGTCATTCCCAATGTCAAAGCACACAATTtctcgggaaaaaaaaaacacataaattacaaatttaaaacctTAAGGGTTAAGGCTCTGTTAATTTTGACAGAAAATTCACACAGAAGAATGAGAGTATTTAGGGAAAATGAAACTTGGTGAGGAAAACAAAGGAGTGAGAGAAATTTACCGAGTGAGTGAGGAGAATCGGAGTGAGTTGGAGTGAACTCGTCAAACTCATTGGTGATAGGGTTTGGGCTTTGTTGTAGTTTgaatgtgtgtgtatttgtttttgtgGATTTCACAGTGATTGAGGGGTTTTGGGGAATGCTAGAGTGTATAGACAGTTTTAGTGGTTTCAGTCCAGTTAGTTTTGGTGACCAATAGGCATTGGCCATGTGGGAGTGTAATTGGAATCGTCTTGGATCAGATTTGTGTTGTACAAACCAAGTGAACGTTCACATTAATTCgtacaaaaatttatgtttattttaagcataaaaatctaatttttctattttacttaaTTGTTTTTCAAAGATACACACGTCAGATTATCTATTCTACActctatttaactaaaatatcaatttttcttaatttttaaaattttttctttttcttcacatgCAATAACTGCCATCCACTTTATACTTGTTGAGGTATTAAAAAGCTGAACATTAGCTATACTGTTGGATCCTTGAGCTTCTTAGCATTTTAAACTTATCACATGATAGATGAAGATAATCTAAGTTTGTCATTAACATGACTCACCAGCTTTTCTTTCCTAATACAGATTTAGCATGTAAGGGCTGTTTGGTTACGGTTTCATTCCTACCAACAAACAATTTACTCAAAATAAAACCGAATAAGTAGCAAAGGCCAAACATGCCTTGTTGCTGTATTAGTATTACAAGCCGACGAATTCCTAATAAAGTTGGTAACACTAAAATGTCTAGTAAAATTGGTCACAAATAGAGATCTAAAAGCACTGTTTAATTCACAGACAACTCACTTTTCACTTCTCACTTCTCACTATCTCAAACACTATCTTTCACTTATGTTAAGTATAATGTCTAGATGCTTGTTTTGAAGGGTAATGGTTGCATTTTTGTGACTTCATGTTGAACTTATTTTCAGTAGGTAGTACATTGTGGATCAAGTATGGGGCGTGATGTATCCAATCATTTGGAATCTCCAGTTAGGGGACGGGGGTCTCCTTATAGGAGGAGTCCACCTCGAAGAGAAAGATCACCCACCCGACATAGGAGCTCCCACAGAAATGGTTCGGATGCAAGAGAGAAACATTCTGGTTGTGTTAAGTCTCCAAAGCAGGCACCTTCAAGTTCTCCTGTTGCTCGGTTGCCTTCTCCCCAAACAAAACGGTTGAGGAGAGCTCAGGCTGAAAGGGAAGTTGATAGAGAAACTGAGAGAGCTCGCTTGCCTTCTCCCCGAGCGAAGCGGCTGAGGAGAGCTCAAAATGAAGGGGAGGTTGAGAGAGaagctgagagagagagtgaaaagaaTCATGGCAGGGGGAGTGATAGGGGGAGACAAAGGGAAACTAGGgatgagagaaaagagagaaggcCAACAAAGCATGAGAATGAGGTTGAGAGAGAAATTGAGCGAGAGCATGAAAAAAATCATGGAAAGGAGAGTGATAGGGGGGCACATAGGGAAAGGGGTTCTGAGAGAGAAAGTGGGgttgagagaaaagagaggaggTTGAGGAGGGATGATAATGAAGTTGAGAGAGAGCATGAAAGTAATCATAGCAGGGGGAGCGATAGGGGGACACTTAGGGAAAGGGGTTCTGATAGGGAAACTAAGGGCGATAGAAAAGAGAGGTCAGGTAGAGATGATAGCAAgtcttcaagatcaagacatgAGCGGTCTACTTCTCCATTAGATTGTCATCACAAGAGCAGGCACAGATCTCAATCACCTCAACCAGCTGCTGATTCCAGAGATTGTGACGAGGTGTCTGGTGATATCCACCCCTTCAAATGTCTTTCCTCATTTACTTGTTTTCTTATGATATTTTTCACTTCAGGAAAACCAATGCAAGAATATTGTTTTGCTTTTCATTGTAAGATGGCAAAAGTTATTTTGCAGATGACCCTTGATTCCTGAACATTCATAAAACtcattatattaatatttatatgtaaATCTTTTTAGGGGTACTACCTTTATAATATAGATCTGAATTGAATTCATTCTCTTGTGGACTTCCATTCATAGTAAGGAGCAATTACTGTGTAACTAGTAGACTATATAGGACCTTCTAGTCAGTTGGATGATGTCACCTGATTTTATGAAATGATGGTTTTTATTCCCCAATCTAACTACCCACAAGAAGGTAGGCAATTGGGAGAGATCGTAAATAAAATAGGATTAAAGTAGAAGCATGCTTGTTATACTGAAAGTTTTAATGgtgcctttatttatttatttgtgaaacTAGGAAATCATATTTTATCATAAATGtaattcaaattagaacaatTTTAATGAGTTCAAATTGGAAAGATTAAATTAGAGTTTCCAGATTAATTTCAGCTTGACCTCTGAGCTGTAcatatatttattcttttaattttggcaTGCATTTCTCCAATGCTCATAGTCATAGCTGAAAACTAAATTTAACTATCAAAGTATTTCAGAAATTGTGATTCTTGATTTCTGAGCATATGATTAGTGATGCATATTTGTGGATAGTGTTTTTCATTGCATTATTTATGAAGTGACTGACTGTGATATATGTACATATGATTGTGATTCTTTTCAGGTGACAAACTTGAGAGGATCTGAAGAGCGGTAAGCTGCTGATGAACTGCAAACTCTTCACTTAGCTTCAATAAGGAACTTGTTATCTCTAGTTTAGAGTTTACTTTCTATGGAAACATTAATGATATAAGgtgaggaattaaaaaaaaaagaaaaaaagaagtcacTTATGATGTCCAAAGTAATCTTGTAACTTGGTATTTTAGCCATATTATATACTTTAGGTGTATGTTGATTGATACAGTCCATTGGAATCATTATGTTGTTACCAAGGTGTAGTGCCAGATTTTTCAGAATTGCTTCTGCTTTCAAAAAGCAGAAGCTACCCTGCAGCCTGTTTGGTATTTAGTTACTTTCATAAAGTGGGCTTAAGAAGATTTTAAAGAAGCAGCTCAATGGTAGTTCTTTAAGGCTGCTGAGATTCTCTCATTCCTAAATCTTGAAAAACTGCAGCCTGACCAACCTGCCCCATTTCATTGAGTAAGCTTTCATCAGTCTATGATGTGATGGAAGTGGTGAATTTTGCATTGGAATAATGCCATCTTTTCCTTATATTTGTGACGTATTGATTCTTTTTAAATGGATGGAGAAAGATAAGGAATTTATGCATAGCGTTCCTTGTTAtgtgaaattttcagtttccttaTTATAGTTATGTATTATACCCTTGGTTCTGGATTTCAGCTGTGTCTTTCCCCTGCCAACAAGGGACAAACATCATGTATAGTTGATAAACAACagaattaatataaaaatcacAGCAGCTGCCAAGAACAGATAGAATAAAATTGATGAAATGAGATTTTACAAGAATTTTGAAGGATTTggctccaaaagaaaaaagaaatttctgAAGCAAATCTTGAGAATTACTTAACTGAtgtccttaaaaataaaaattaaaaaaaaaaagcaagaaagtAAAAGATGTAACCTGCCGCTCTGTATGTAGTTCAAGGATCTGAGTTTGCTCCAATTACACCAAAAATGCCTTTTGAATTTGCACCTTTTAGCATAAGTAAATTAAATCTGAGTTAATAGACTTAACTTTGTCTttgtttacttttgtttttcttttttattctctcatcTTTCTCAAGATTAAGAATGCACTACTATTATTGAAATCAATCTTTGATGCTAAGAGTGCAaggaaaaatttatttatttatttattcttatataattttggtgtcaattgtatttttattgatcaattatatttttattttaggtattAGTAGTTAATTAGGTTGTTCGTATTGTATTAAATTCTTAGAGTCCCTTTCTTGCTTAGTGCTGATTGCTGACTCCAAGCAGGCTTAGGTGTTGACGGTTGCCTATCTATTAGTCATTgtcttggttttggttttggtcttGTCCTGCATCACCCTTGACATAGCTTTTGACTGGGGTTTGCTTGCTGCTTGTGCAGGAATAATGAGAATGATTCAGTTG
This genomic stretch from Quercus lobata isolate SW786 chromosome 3, ValleyOak3.0 Primary Assembly, whole genome shotgun sequence harbors:
- the LOC115982700 gene encoding FHA domain-containing protein DDL-like isoform X1: MGRDVSNHLESPVRGRGSPYRRSPPRRERSPTRHRSSHRNGSDAREKHSGCVKSPKQAPSSSPVARLPSPQTKRLRRAQAEREVDRETERARLPSPRAKRLRRAQNEGEVEREAERESEKNHGRGSDRGRQRETRDERKERRPTKHENEVEREIEREHEKNHGKESDRGAHRERGSERESGVERKERRLRRDDNEVEREHESNHSRGSDRGTLRERGSDRETKGDRKERSGRDDSKSSRSRHERSTSPLDCHHKSRHRSQSPQPAADSRDCDEVTNLRGSEERNNENDSVAKMKAAQEALEAKEKQKPSFELSGKLAAETNRVKGVTLLFNEPPEARKPDVRWRLYVFKGGEVLNEPLYIHRQSCYLFGRERRVADIPTDHPSCSKQHAVIQFRQVEKEQPDGAVSKQPRVCNTARGLSRVMGKFWLLQCASFQHEECIDSLMCGNYLKYICAAFSMDAIQFDCLFANGAGMNSLNGLRHVTSYTNYGQQYFCGSLT
- the LOC115982700 gene encoding FHA domain-containing protein DDL-like isoform X5, with amino-acid sequence MGRDVSNHLESPVRGRGSPYRRSPPRRERSPTRHRSSHRNGSDAREKHSGCVKSPKQAPSSSPVARLPSPQTKRLRRAQAEREVDRETERARLPSPRAKRLRRAQNEGEVEREAERESEKNHGRGSDRGRQRETRDERKERRPTKHENEVEREIEREHEKNHGKESDRGAHRERGSERESGVERKERRLRRDDNEVEREHESNHSRGSDRGTLRERGSDRETKGDRKERSGRDDSKSSRSRHERSTSPLDCHHKSRHRSQSPQPAADSRDCDEVTNLRGSEERNNENDSVAKMKAAQEALEAKEKQKPSFELSGKLAAETNRVKGVTLLFNEPPEARKPDVRWRLYVFKGGEVLNEPLYIHRQSCYLFGRERRVADIPTDHPSCSKQHAVIQFRQVEKEQPDGAVSKQKLGGC
- the LOC115982700 gene encoding FHA domain-containing protein DDL-like isoform X6 — translated: MGRDVSNHLESPVRGRGSPYRRSPPRRERSPTRHRSSHRNGSDAREKHSGCVKSPKQAPSSSPVARLPSPQTKRLRRAQAEREVDRETERARLPSPRAKRLRRAQNEGEVEREAERESEKNHGRGSDRGRQRETRDERKERRPTKHENEVEREIEREHEKNHGKESDRGAHRERGSERESGVERKERRLRRDDNEVEREHESNHSRGSDRGTLRERGSDRETKGDRKERSGRDDSKSSRSRHERSTSPLDCHHKSRHRSQSPQPAADSRDCDEVTNLRGSEERNNENDSVAKMKAAQEALEAKEKQKPSFELSGKLAAETNRVKGVTLLFNEPPEARKPDVRWRLYVFKGGEVLNEVHIFNRAPLYTSSKLLSFWEGTKGGGHSNRPPILQQATCRYSIQASGKGAT
- the LOC115982700 gene encoding FHA domain-containing protein DDL-like isoform X4 translates to MGRDVSNHLESPVRGRGSPYRRSPPRRERSPTRHRSSHRNGSDAREKHSGCVKSPKQAPSSSPVARLPSPQTKRLRRAQAEREVDRETERARLPSPRAKRLRRAQNEGEVEREAERESEKNHGRGSDRGRQRETRDERKERRPTKHENEVEREIEREHEKNHGKESDRGAHRERGSERESGVERKERRLRRDDNEVEREHESNHSRGSDRGTLRERGSDRETKGDRKERSGRDDSKSSRSRHERSTSPLDCHHKSRHRSQSPQPAADSRDCDEVTNLRGSEERNNENDSVAKMKAAQEALEAKEKQKPSFELSGKLAAETNRVKGVTLLFNEPPEARKPDVRWRLYVFKGGEVLNEPLYIHRQSCYLFGRERRVADIPTDHPSCSKQHAVIQFRQVEKEQPDGAVSKQALLNGPWKHK
- the LOC115982700 gene encoding FHA domain-containing protein DDL-like isoform X2, whose amino-acid sequence is MGRDVSNHLESPVRGRGSPYRRSPPRRERSPTRHRSSHRNGSDAREKHSGCVKSPKQAPSSSPVARLPSPQTKRLRRAQAEREVDRETERARLPSPRAKRLRRAQNEGEVEREAERESEKNHGRGSDRGRQRETRDERKERRPTKHENEVEREIEREHEKNHGKESDRGAHRERGSERESGVERKERRLRRDDNEVEREHESNHSRGSDRGTLRERGSDRETKGDRKERSGRDDSKSSRSRHERSTSPLDCHHKSRHRSQSPQPAADSRDCDEVTNLRGSEERNNENDSVAKMKAAQEALEAKEKQKPSFELSGKLAAETNRVKGVTLLFNEPPEARKPDVRWRLYVFKGGEVLNEPLYIHRQSCYLFGRERRVADIPTDHPSCSKQHAVIQFRQVEKEQPDGAVSKQVRPYLMDLGSTNKTYINDNAVEPQRYYELIEKDTVRFGNSSREYVILHEDSAE
- the LOC115982700 gene encoding FHA domain-containing protein DDL-like isoform X3; translated protein: MGRDVSNHLESPVRGRGSPYRRSPPRRERSPTRHRSSHRNGSDAREKHSGCVKSPKQAPSSSPVARLPSPQTKRLRRAQAEREVDRETERARLPSPRAKRLRRAQNEGEVEREAERESEKNHGRGSDRGRQRETRDERKERRPTKHENEVEREIEREHEKNHGKESDRGAHRERGSERESGVERKERRLRRDDNEVEREHESNHSRGSDRGTLRERGSDRETKGDRKERSGRDDSKSSRSRHERSTSPLDCHHKSRHRSQSPQPAADSRDCDEVTNLRGSEERNNENDSVAKMKAAQEALEAKEKQKPSFELSGKLAAETNRVKGVTLLFNEPPEARKPDVRWRLYVFKGGEVLNEPLYIHRQSCYLFGRERRVADIPTDHPSCSKQHAVIQFRQVEKEQPDGAVSKQVRPYLMDLGSTNKTYINDNAVEPQRYYELIEKDTVRFGNSRSWVGVDGKYKP